The Stigmatopora argus isolate UIUO_Sarg chromosome 23, RoL_Sarg_1.0, whole genome shotgun sequence genome contains a region encoding:
- the LOC144069135 gene encoding transmembrane protein 60-like, which translates to MSLAQRVLLTWIFTLVFLTLLVLKLDGKVQWNWFLIFLPVWVFDGILLLMLTIKMAGRCKPGFDPRNGSPDLRLRAWYLAAMLLKLAFCLTLCAKLEKLAEVKLTLVCIPLWTMLLGALVELGLNIFPERREV; encoded by the exons ATGTCTCTGGCTCAAAGGGTCTTGTTAACCTGGATCTTTACCCTGGTCTTCCTTACCTTGCTAGTACTCAAACTGGATGGAAAG GTGCAGTGGAACTGGTTCCTCATCTTCCTACCTGTGTGGGTCTTTGACGGTATCCTCCTCCTGATGCTCACCATCAAGATGGCAGGTCGCTGCAAGCCGGGATTCGACCCGCGCAACGGCTCCCCGGATTTGCGCCTTCGCGCCTGGTACCTGGCGGCCATGCTGCTCAAGCTAGCCTTCTGCTTGACGCTGTGCGCCAAGCTGGAGAAGCTAGCGGAGGTGAAGCTCACGTTGGTCTGCATCCCGTTGTGGACCATGCTGTTGGGGGCGCTGGTGGAGCTGGGTCTCAATATCTTCCCTGAGAGGAGAGAAGTCTGA